A genomic region of Micromonospora sp. NBRC 110009 contains the following coding sequences:
- the purD gene encoding phosphoribosylamine--glycine ligase, whose protein sequence is MRVLLVGGGGREHALALGLAGDPGVELLVAAPGNPGIAAVAELREVNPTDPAAVAALAVEVGVDLVVIGPEAPLVAGVADAVRAKGIPAFGPGAEAARLEGSKTFAKDVMTAAGVPTARAYTCTDGASTGTALDEFGPPYVVKNDGLAAGKGVVVTGDRAVAEQHAQECGRVVIEEYLAGPEVSLFVVTDGEAAVPLLPAQDFKRVGDGDTGPNTGGMGAYAPLPWAPSGLVDEVMRDVVHPTLAEMRRRGTPFAGLLYVGLAITAAGPRVIEFNARFGDPETQVVLALLETPLAGLLHAAATGTLAAHPPLRWRQGAAVTVVVAAEGYPAARRTGDVITGADRPGVIHAGTRRDADGTVRSAGGRVLCGTATGPDLAAARDAAYALVRGIELAGSHHRTDIAAAAVAGEIIVPA, encoded by the coding sequence GTGCGGGTTCTTCTTGTGGGTGGTGGTGGGCGGGAGCATGCGCTCGCCCTGGGGCTGGCCGGCGATCCGGGGGTGGAGCTGCTGGTCGCCGCGCCGGGCAATCCCGGCATCGCGGCGGTGGCCGAGCTGCGGGAGGTGAACCCCACCGACCCGGCGGCCGTGGCGGCGCTCGCCGTGGAGGTCGGCGTCGACCTGGTGGTGATCGGCCCGGAGGCGCCGCTGGTGGCCGGGGTCGCCGACGCGGTACGCGCCAAGGGCATCCCGGCGTTCGGCCCGGGGGCCGAGGCGGCCCGGCTGGAGGGCTCCAAGACGTTCGCCAAGGACGTGATGACCGCCGCCGGCGTGCCCACCGCCCGGGCGTACACCTGCACGGACGGGGCGAGCACCGGCACCGCGCTGGACGAGTTCGGGCCGCCGTACGTGGTGAAGAACGACGGGCTGGCCGCCGGCAAGGGCGTCGTGGTGACCGGCGACCGGGCGGTCGCCGAGCAGCACGCACAGGAGTGCGGCCGGGTGGTGATCGAGGAGTACCTCGCCGGGCCGGAGGTGTCCCTGTTCGTGGTCACCGACGGCGAGGCCGCCGTGCCGCTGCTGCCCGCGCAGGACTTCAAGCGGGTCGGCGACGGCGACACCGGGCCGAACACCGGCGGCATGGGGGCGTACGCGCCGCTGCCCTGGGCGCCGTCCGGGCTGGTCGACGAGGTGATGCGCGACGTCGTGCACCCGACGCTGGCCGAGATGCGCCGCCGGGGGACCCCCTTCGCCGGCCTGCTCTACGTCGGTCTGGCGATCACCGCCGCCGGGCCCCGCGTGATCGAGTTCAACGCCCGCTTCGGCGATCCGGAGACGCAGGTCGTCCTCGCGCTGCTGGAGACCCCGCTCGCCGGGCTGCTGCACGCCGCCGCCACCGGCACGCTCGCCGCGCACCCGCCGCTGCGCTGGCGGCAGGGCGCGGCGGTCACCGTCGTGGTGGCGGCCGAGGGCTACCCGGCGGCACGGCGTACCGGCGACGTGATCACCGGTGCCGACCGCCCGGGCGTCATCCACGCCGGCACCCGCCGGGACGCCGACGGCACCGTGCGCTCCGCTGGGGGCCGGGTCCTCTGCGGTACGGCCACCGGCCCGGACCTCGCCGCCGCGCGGGACGCCGCGTACGCCCTGGTCCGCGGCATCGAGCTGGCCGGCTCGCACCACCGCACCGACATCGCCGCGGCTGCGGTCGCCGGCGAGATCATCGTTCCCGCCTGA